One Methanosphaera sp. WGK6 DNA window includes the following coding sequences:
- a CDS encoding carboxymuconolactone decarboxylase family protein: MSDRYTESRKIYKELFGQLPNESEEQDHEFMEILRRFIFGDVFHTGNLEMKTRELLTITCLATMQTLPQLSAHINAGLNTGATPIEIREAIYQLAPFIGFPKTLNAINIMNEVFTSRNIELPLKDTSTVDDSNRYEQGLEIQSPLYGDEMKKRYEDYPETATFLTEFCFGDFYTRDGLSVKQRELLIFAVLATLNLTAQLKPHALGNIKVGNSKETLYYAMLQCMPYIGFPNAASAINVIKNLE, encoded by the coding sequence ATGAGTGATAGATACACAGAAAGTAGGAAAATATACAAAGAATTATTTGGACAACTACCAAATGAATCAGAAGAACAAGATCATGAATTCATGGAAATACTAAGAAGATTTATCTTTGGTGATGTATTTCATACAGGAAATCTTGAAATGAAAACAAGAGAACTCTTAACAATCACATGTCTTGCTACAATGCAAACACTACCCCAACTAAGTGCACATATAAATGCAGGACTAAATACTGGTGCAACACCAATAGAAATAAGAGAAGCAATATATCAATTAGCACCTTTTATAGGATTTCCAAAAACACTCAATGCAATAAATATAATGAATGAAGTATTTACTAGTAGAAACATAGAATTACCCTTAAAAGATACATCAACAGTTGATGATTCAAATAGATATGAACAAGGATTAGAAATTCAAAGCCCACTATATGGGGATGAAATGAAAAAAAGATATGAAGATTATCCTGAAACTGCTACATTTTTAACAGAATTCTGTTTTGGAGACTTCTATACAAGAGATGGGTTAAGTGTTAAACAAAGAGAATTACTAATATTTGCAGTTCTAGCCACATTAAATCTCACAGCACAACTTAAACCCCATGCACTTGGAAATATAAAAGTTGGAAATTCAAAAGAAACACTATATTATGCAATGCTACAATGCATGCCTTATATTGGATTTCCTAATGCAGCAAGTGCAATAAATGTGATAAAAAATCTTGAATAA
- a CDS encoding DUF3781 domain-containing protein: MKKEESTVIVKGKNYYATVDNYIFTINKSSYTIITAHKKGD, translated from the coding sequence ATTAAAAAAGAAGAAAGTACAGTTATAGTTAAAGGTAAAAACTACTATGCAACAGTTGATAATTATATTTTCACAATAAATAAGAGTAGTTATACTATTATAACAGCACACAAGAAAGGTGATTAA
- a CDS encoding radical SAM protein — protein sequence MMHYIKAKSILSTKNGMNIYRGCTNGCIYCDSRSTVYNMNHDFEDIAVKENSLDLLKKALKNKKEKCMIGTGAMSDPYITLESKLEYTRKSMELAYRYGHGFTCITKSDLILRDIDLLKKINEKSKAVVQMTLTCMDNKLSKQLEPNVSTTTRRIEVLRKLDKEGIPTIVWLTPILPYITDTKENIGQIIDSCIDVNVKGIICFNMGMTLRRGNREYYYNKLDELFPGLKRKYIKKYGNSYTLPSPKNDELMKLFIKKTRQYNIMNNPDKIFKYVHTFPCKNKSVQTTLF from the coding sequence ATGATGCATTATATTAAAGCTAAAAGTATACTCTCCACAAAAAATGGGATGAATATCTATCGTGGATGTACAAATGGGTGTATATATTGTGATTCAAGAAGTACTGTTTATAACATGAATCATGACTTTGAAGACATAGCAGTAAAAGAAAATAGCTTAGACTTATTAAAAAAAGCTCTTAAAAATAAGAAAGAAAAGTGCATGATAGGAACAGGAGCAATGTCTGATCCATATATAACCCTAGAATCTAAACTAGAATATACAAGAAAATCAATGGAACTAGCATATAGATATGGTCATGGATTCACATGTATTACAAAATCAGATTTAATACTCAGAGATATAGATCTTCTTAAAAAAATCAATGAAAAATCAAAGGCAGTAGTACAGATGACATTAACTTGTATGGATAATAAACTAAGTAAACAATTAGAACCCAATGTTTCCACGACAACTAGAAGAATAGAAGTACTTAGAAAATTAGACAAAGAAGGTATTCCAACAATTGTATGGTTAACACCTATTCTTCCTTATATCACAGATACTAAAGAAAATATTGGTCAAATTATAGATTCATGTATAGATGTTAATGTTAAGGGTATAATATGTTTTAATATGGGTATGACTTTAAGAAGAGGAAATCGGGAATATTACTATAATAAATTAGATGAATTATTTCCAGGACTAAAAAGAAAATACATTAAAAAATATGGTAATTCATATACTCTTCCAAGTCCAAAAAATGATGAATTAATGAAACTTTTCATTAAAAAAACAAGACAATATAATATAATGAATAATCCTGATAAAATATTTAAATATGTACATACATTTCCATGTAAAAATAAGAGTGTACAAACAACATTATTCTAA
- a CDS encoding aldo/keto reductase yields the protein MQYRTIPKTGEKVSALGFGAMRLTTNTGTIDRQKAKEEIKYAIDNGINIIDTAYMYGGGDNEKAVGEILEELNYRNKVNISTKLNFRKIKTRQDIYDMFNEEIERLKTDHIDFYFLHSLVEYKNLENLRELGIFEFIEEKKASGEIRNIGFSFHGPYNEFIKLVDAYNWDMCMVQFNYTDERYQAGINGIKYLASKNIAVFIMEPLKGGLLAGKLPDVIEKDIKQHNTNKSNAELALSWVFNFPEVTCVYSGMNSLDMIEENIKIVETATADSLNSNELELITNIGNKINELSKINCTTCNYCMPCPYGVNIPECFKLYNERFLFNTKMYGINHSLAMYIFNLLGLSGEAHDASLCKNCGICVSKCPQHINIPQELKNVDKKFHRRLLKPLVPLINRIIKLM from the coding sequence ATGCAATACAGAACAATACCAAAAACAGGAGAAAAAGTATCAGCACTAGGATTTGGTGCAATGAGATTAACCACAAATACAGGTACTATTGATAGACAAAAAGCAAAAGAGGAAATAAAATACGCTATAGATAATGGGATAAATATCATAGATACTGCATACATGTATGGTGGAGGAGATAATGAAAAAGCAGTAGGTGAAATACTAGAAGAACTAAACTACAGAAATAAAGTTAACATATCCACAAAACTAAATTTTAGGAAAATAAAAACAAGACAAGACATATATGACATGTTTAATGAAGAAATAGAAAGACTAAAAACGGACCATATAGATTTCTACTTCCTACATAGCTTAGTTGAATATAAAAATCTTGAAAACTTAAGGGAATTAGGTATATTTGAGTTTATAGAAGAAAAAAAGGCAAGTGGAGAAATAAGAAATATAGGATTTTCATTTCATGGACCATACAATGAATTCATAAAACTTGTTGATGCATATAACTGGGATATGTGCATGGTACAATTTAATTATACAGATGAACGATACCAGGCAGGTATAAATGGAATAAAATATTTGGCAAGTAAAAATATAGCTGTATTTATTATGGAACCACTAAAAGGTGGATTACTAGCAGGAAAACTACCTGATGTAATTGAAAAAGATATAAAACAACACAATACAAATAAATCCAATGCAGAACTAGCACTTTCATGGGTATTTAACTTCCCCGAAGTAACATGTGTATATAGTGGGATGAATTCACTAGATATGATTGAAGAAAACATTAAAATAGTAGAAACTGCAACAGCAGACAGTTTAAACTCTAATGAACTAGAATTAATAACAAATATAGGAAATAAAATAAATGAATTAAGTAAGATTAACTGTACAACATGTAATTATTGTATGCCTTGTCCATATGGTGTTAATATACCAGAATGCTTTAAATTATACAATGAACGATTTCTATTTAACACGAAAATGTATGGAATAAATCATTCATTAGCAATGTACATATTTAATCTACTGGGATTAAGTGGCGAAGCTCATGATGCAAGCCTATGTAAAAATTGTGGGATATGTGTAAGTAAATGTCCACAACACATAAATATACCTCAAGAATTAAAGAATGTAGATAAAAAATTCCATAGACGACTCTTAAAACCATTAGTACCACTAATTAATAGAATAATAAAACTAATGTGA
- a CDS encoding manganese-dependent inorganic pyrophosphatase, whose translation MEKTYVFGHKSPDTDTITSSLVMTNLEHELGNTGAVACRLGNINKETEYILNYLDIEAPELIESVEDDASVILVDHNSPSESVANLENATIKKIVDHHKIAIQTSYPLYFRVEPVGCTETILFKMYKEFNVEVTKEIAALMLSAIISDTLLLKSPTTTDEDIQAVKDLAEIAEIDYETYGLDMLKAGTDLSSFSIDEILHLDAKQIDFKDVKSIVNQVNTASINDVLEMKDDLEAGINKIIEEEDLDLFMLLITDIINSNSQVLVLGKSASLVEKAYGVTLEDNTALLEGVVSRKKQVVPIMTENA comes from the coding sequence ATGGAAAAAACATATGTTTTTGGACATAAAAGTCCTGATACTGATACAATTACATCAAGTTTAGTTATGACTAACCTTGAACATGAACTTGGAAATACTGGTGCTGTAGCTTGTAGATTAGGTAATATTAATAAGGAAACAGAGTATATTTTAAATTATTTAGATATTGAAGCTCCAGAATTAATAGAATCTGTGGAAGATGATGCTAGTGTAATATTAGTTGATCATAACAGTCCAAGTGAATCAGTAGCTAATCTTGAAAATGCTACTATTAAGAAGATTGTAGACCACCATAAAATTGCAATACAAACAAGTTATCCATTATATTTTAGAGTTGAACCTGTAGGATGTACTGAAACAATACTTTTTAAAATGTATAAAGAGTTTAATGTAGAAGTAACAAAAGAAATTGCAGCACTCATGTTATCTGCTATTATATCGGATACTCTTTTACTTAAATCACCAACAACTACTGATGAAGATATTCAAGCTGTGAAAGATTTAGCTGAAATTGCAGAAATTGATTATGAAACATATGGATTAGATATGTTAAAAGCAGGAACTGATTTATCAAGTTTCTCTATTGATGAAATATTACATTTAGATGCAAAACAAATTGATTTCAAGGATGTTAAATCAATAGTAAATCAAGTGAATACTGCAAGTATTAATGATGTATTAGAAATGAAAGATGACTTAGAAGCAGGAATTAATAAAATTATTGAAGAAGAAGATCTTGATTTATTTATGCTTTTAATTACTGATATTATTAATAGTAATTCTCAAGTATTAGTTCTTGGTAAATCAGCAAGTCTCGTTGAAAAAGCTTATGGTGTAACTCTTGAAGATAATACAGCTCTTCTTGAAGGTGTTGTATCTCGTAAGAAACAAGTTGTTCCTATAATGACTGAAAATGCATAA